From Nevskia ramosa DSM 11499, the proteins below share one genomic window:
- a CDS encoding BON domain-containing protein produces the protein MNFNIRNNSNPLILAAVVVTFGLAACGKSVPPGQVSDSAAADAPKESATLGKAISDTAITASVKGRLGSDARVSESDISVETNNGIVTLSGTAKGSDAKNAAEELARATPDVKGVDNRIAAPTALDTIAKNAEGVASDAGEAISDTVITTKLKAALIADESTKGTAINVTTQDGKVTLSGEVASKRERENAIAIASGTGGVKKVDADALKVASR, from the coding sequence TCGTCGTCACTTTCGGTCTCGCCGCCTGCGGCAAGTCGGTGCCGCCGGGCCAGGTGTCCGATAGCGCCGCCGCCGATGCGCCGAAGGAAAGCGCCACGCTGGGCAAGGCAATCTCCGATACCGCGATCACCGCATCGGTGAAGGGCCGTCTCGGCAGCGACGCCCGGGTTTCCGAGTCGGATATTTCGGTTGAAACCAACAATGGCATTGTCACCCTGAGCGGCACGGCCAAGGGCAGCGATGCCAAGAACGCCGCCGAAGAACTGGCCCGCGCCACGCCGGACGTGAAGGGCGTCGACAACCGCATCGCGGCGCCGACCGCACTCGATACGATCGCCAAGAATGCCGAAGGCGTTGCCAGCGATGCCGGCGAAGCGATCAGCGACACGGTGATCACCACCAAGCTGAAGGCTGCGCTGATCGCCGACGAGTCGACCAAAGGCACCGCCATCAACGTCACCACCCAGGACGGCAAGGTCACCCTGAGCGGCGAAGTTGCCAGCAAGCGCGAGCGTGAGAACGCCATCGCCATCGCCAGCGGCACCGGCGGCGTGAAGAAGGTCGACGCCGACGCGCTGAAGGTTGCCAGCCGCTAA
- a CDS encoding CsbD family protein, producing MNEDIIKGKLKQLTGNIKAKWGELTDDDASLVNGKRDVLVGKLQEKYGLTKEKAEQQIKELEDAN from the coding sequence ATGAACGAAGACATCATCAAAGGAAAGCTCAAGCAGCTCACTGGCAACATCAAGGCCAAGTGGGGCGAATTGACGGATGACGATGCATCCCTGGTCAACGGCAAGCGCGACGTGCTCGTCGGCAAGCTCCAGGAAAAGTATGGCTTGACCAAGGAAAAGGCCGAGCAGCAGATCAAGGAACTGGAAGACGCGAACTGA
- a CDS encoding OmpA family protein, which yields MQVNHRALRSTFTAAVLASFAGGAVAGDGWYLGLEGGSNWQRQSNDTQSFGGLLGGQSPFASKYDNGWVGGVTSGYAFSNGFRPEVELAYRQDRYKRIFDSASSAEGDGRKDTRSAFANLWYDLKSDSGLFKTVHPYIGVGGGVSQLWLENVGSAGQELVNDHDTVFAYQGGAGIGFDLSRRLTASVDYRYVGTEKGYFEANPGAGGGRVNSGFNGQSALLSVRYVLAEQKPSDLDGDGVPDKRDVCPNTAPGTPVDSTGCALDADKDGVNDKLDVCPNTPAGATVDAKGCPIDSDGDRVPDYADQCPNTPPGTDVDAKGCTIAPPAPAIADTDGDGVADGIDQCPNTPPGKKVTANGCAVNQSLILKNVHFAFAKSLLTNDSKTVLDTVAKTIIDSPGFQIEIAGYTDSVGSDAQNLKLSEARAQSVRTYLVSRGVSASVLSAHGYGESNPVASNDDETGRADNRRVEMKIIN from the coding sequence ATGCAAGTCAATCACCGTGCTCTGCGCAGCACGTTCACCGCCGCCGTTCTCGCATCGTTCGCAGGTGGCGCCGTTGCCGGAGACGGCTGGTATCTGGGCCTGGAAGGAGGCTCGAACTGGCAGCGCCAGTCCAACGACACCCAGAGCTTCGGTGGCCTGCTGGGTGGCCAGTCACCGTTCGCGTCCAAGTACGACAACGGCTGGGTCGGCGGTGTGACCAGCGGTTATGCGTTCTCCAACGGTTTCCGTCCTGAAGTGGAACTGGCCTATCGCCAGGACCGCTACAAGCGGATCTTCGACTCCGCGTCATCGGCTGAAGGCGATGGCCGCAAGGACACCCGCAGCGCCTTCGCGAACCTCTGGTACGACCTGAAGAGCGACAGTGGCCTGTTCAAGACCGTGCATCCGTACATCGGCGTCGGCGGCGGTGTTTCGCAGCTGTGGCTGGAAAATGTCGGCAGCGCCGGCCAGGAACTGGTCAACGACCATGACACCGTGTTCGCCTATCAGGGCGGCGCCGGTATCGGCTTCGATCTGTCGCGGCGTTTGACTGCTTCGGTCGACTACCGCTACGTCGGCACCGAAAAGGGTTACTTCGAAGCCAACCCGGGTGCGGGTGGCGGACGGGTGAACTCAGGCTTCAACGGTCAGTCGGCCTTGCTGTCGGTGCGCTACGTACTGGCCGAGCAGAAGCCGTCCGATCTCGACGGCGACGGCGTGCCGGACAAGCGTGACGTCTGCCCGAACACGGCACCCGGCACGCCGGTCGACAGCACGGGTTGCGCGCTCGATGCCGACAAGGATGGCGTCAACGACAAGCTCGACGTGTGCCCGAACACGCCGGCCGGCGCCACGGTCGACGCCAAGGGTTGCCCGATCGACAGCGATGGCGACCGCGTTCCGGATTACGCCGACCAGTGCCCGAACACGCCGCCTGGCACCGATGTCGACGCCAAGGGCTGCACCATTGCACCGCCGGCTCCGGCCATCGCCGATACCGATGGTGACGGTGTTGCCGACGGCATCGACCAGTGCCCGAACACGCCGCCTGGCAAGAAGGTCACGGCCAATGGCTGTGCGGTCAACCAGTCGCTGATCCTGAAGAACGTCCACTTCGCGTTCGCCAAGTCGCTGCTGACCAACGATTCGAAGACCGTGCTCGATACCGTCGCCAAGACGATCATCGACTCGCCGGGGTTCCAGATCGAGATCGCCGGCTACACCGATAGCGTCGGTTCCGATGCCCAGAACCTGAAGCTGTCGGAGGCGCGTGCCCAGTCGGTTCGCACCTACCTGGTCAGCCGCGGTGTGTCGGCCAGCGTGCTCAGCGCCCACGGTTACGGCGAATCCAACCCGGTGGCCAGCAACGACGACGAAACCGGCCGCGCCGACAACCGTCGCGTCGAGATGAAGATCATCAACTAA
- a CDS encoding DNA polymerase III subunit chi, with product MTRIDFYILSDDFAAATSHVLTACKLCDKATAGGKRVYAYVPDAATAEALDTALWSFRQGGFIAHERLGSSLEEPLPAVLIGASEPPASYDGVMINLGLDVPDFFSRFERVLEIVDADPSARTKSRERYKFYRDRGYELATHNL from the coding sequence GTGACCCGCATCGACTTCTACATCCTGTCCGACGACTTCGCCGCTGCGACCAGCCACGTGCTGACCGCCTGCAAGCTCTGCGACAAGGCCACCGCCGGCGGCAAGCGCGTCTACGCCTATGTGCCCGACGCCGCCACGGCCGAAGCGCTGGACACCGCGCTGTGGAGTTTTCGGCAGGGTGGCTTCATCGCTCATGAACGCCTTGGCTCCAGCTTGGAAGAGCCGCTGCCGGCCGTGCTGATCGGCGCCAGTGAACCGCCGGCCAGCTACGACGGCGTGATGATCAACCTCGGTCTCGACGTGCCCGATTTCTTCAGCCGCTTCGAGCGGGTGCTGGAAATCGTCGACGCCGATCCGTCCGCGCGCACCAAGTCGCGCGAGCGCTACAAGTTCTACCGCGATCGCGGCTACGAACTGGCTACCCACAATCTCTGA